The stretch of DNA CTATTCTTTTACTATTTCAATATACTTAATATTCATATTGTGTTTTGATAAAAATAAATGCTCAAATTCTGTCTTAATATTATCAACTGCTTTCTCCGAATTATGTAAATCATCTGTGTGATATACAACTTCATAGCCTTTTCTATTTTTTATTAATTCCAAAATATCTAGATAATAATTTAAGTGGTCTGTTTTAAAATAAATTTTAGAACCTGATTTTAAAACAACATCTAAATCATCAAGTAATTTTTCACCAAATATTCTTTTATGTTCTTCGTTTTCCCATGGATCTGGAAAATTAATATATAATCCTGACAATTCATTTTCTCCAATAAACTCTTTAAGTGAATCTACTCTTTTTTTCAGGAATATTAAGTTATTTAATTGATTTTTTTCTGCTTTTCTTGCTGCCTGTACTAATCTTTTTAACCTTAATTCAACCCCCATAAAATTTATATTTGGATTTTGTAATGCTTTATTATTTGTAAAATTAGCACTCCCACTACCAATTTCAAGATGTAATTCATTATTATTTTTAAAGTATAAATTATTCCATTTACCTTTTGCGTTTAATATTTCTTCATTATCAAATATTAAATGTTGAGGATAATTTGGCATTTCATACATATAAATATTATAATGTTTTTTGGGTTTTTCGAAAAAATATTCCCAAAGTTCTTTATCTCTATATTTCATATTATATTATTTTACATATTCCTTTACAAGATTTTCTATATTGTATTCTTTTATAACTCTTTCTACAATTTCTTGTTTAACTTCTGCAACTTTAGTATTTAATAATGAGTCTCCTACATACTTAAATAATTGGTCTTGTGAATAATTTTTAACAGCTTCAAAATTTTCCTTTGAAAATCTTTGCATTTCATCTAAAACAGTTTGATTTGAAACAACT from Streptobacillus canis encodes:
- the trmB gene encoding tRNA (guanosine(46)-N7)-methyltransferase TrmB; amino-acid sequence: MKYRDKELWEYFFEKPKKHYNIYMYEMPNYPQHLIFDNEEILNAKGKWNNLYFKNNNELHLEIGSGSANFTNNKALQNPNINFMGVELRLKRLVQAARKAEKNQLNNLIFLKKRVDSLKEFIGENELSGLYINFPDPWENEEHKRIFGEKLLDDLDVVLKSGSKIYFKTDHLNYYLDILELIKNRKGYEVVYHTDDLHNSEKAVDNIKTEFEHLFLSKHNMNIKYIEIVKE